Proteins encoded by one window of Micromonospora coxensis:
- a CDS encoding MDR family MFS transporter — protein MDQESQSAVRPNVRVVLFGLMIAMMLAMLDNMIVSTALPRIALEFGGADHFTWIVTAYILGTTVSTPIWGKLGDLYGRKTVFLTSVVLFLIGSALCGMSGSDLLGGADNGMIQLIAFRAVQGLGAGGLMVGVMAIIGDLVPPRERGRYQGMIAGIMAIAMVAGPLVGGFITDNLSWRWAFYVNLPLGGVALLVLATTMHLPKYRTEHRIDWLGAALLSVGITAIVLVTTWGGNSYDWISPQIVGLAVLAVVALAAFGIVERRAPEPILPLGLFANRNFALISVIGFLLGFAMFGAMNFLPLYQQTVQGASATNSGLLLLPLMFGMLVVSLVVGRAITRTGRYRAYPIVGGVVMAAGMALLTRLDLDTSKTESSLYMVVLGVGMGFLMQTTMLIAQNSVAQKDLGAASGAATFFRSIGGSFGVSLFGAIFANRLAGSPAGSAFGGGGTGEGQSMDLEMLRQLPPELRETVLGGLADAVSHVFGWAVLFTVAVPVLAWFIREIPLRSTNDTPPDATPEEQAELALGKAPTA, from the coding sequence ATGGATCAGGAAAGTCAGTCGGCGGTGCGGCCGAACGTCCGGGTCGTCCTGTTCGGCCTGATGATCGCGATGATGCTCGCGATGCTCGACAACATGATCGTCAGCACCGCGCTGCCACGGATCGCGCTGGAGTTCGGCGGGGCCGACCACTTCACCTGGATCGTCACCGCGTACATCCTCGGCACCACCGTCTCCACCCCGATCTGGGGCAAGCTCGGTGACCTGTACGGCCGCAAGACGGTCTTCCTGACCTCCGTGGTCCTCTTCCTGATCGGCTCGGCGCTCTGCGGCATGTCCGGCTCGGACCTGCTCGGCGGGGCCGACAACGGCATGATCCAGCTGATCGCGTTCCGCGCCGTGCAGGGCCTCGGCGCCGGTGGCCTGATGGTCGGCGTGATGGCGATCATCGGCGACCTGGTGCCGCCCCGGGAGCGGGGTCGCTACCAGGGCATGATCGCCGGCATCATGGCCATCGCCATGGTGGCCGGGCCGCTGGTCGGCGGCTTCATCACCGACAACCTCTCCTGGCGCTGGGCCTTCTACGTCAACCTGCCGCTCGGCGGCGTCGCGCTGCTGGTGCTGGCCACCACCATGCACCTGCCGAAGTACCGCACCGAGCACCGCATCGACTGGCTCGGCGCCGCCCTGCTCTCCGTCGGCATCACCGCGATCGTGCTGGTCACCACCTGGGGCGGCAACTCCTACGACTGGATCTCCCCGCAGATCGTCGGCCTGGCCGTGCTGGCCGTCGTCGCGCTGGCCGCCTTCGGGATCGTCGAGCGGCGCGCCCCCGAGCCGATCCTGCCGCTCGGCCTCTTCGCCAACCGCAACTTCGCGCTGATCTCGGTGATCGGCTTCCTGCTCGGGTTCGCGATGTTCGGCGCGATGAACTTCCTGCCGCTCTACCAGCAGACCGTGCAGGGGGCGTCGGCCACCAACAGCGGCCTGCTGCTGCTCCCGCTGATGTTCGGCATGCTGGTGGTCTCGTTGGTCGTCGGCCGGGCGATCACCAGGACCGGCCGGTACCGGGCGTACCCGATCGTCGGCGGTGTGGTGATGGCCGCCGGCATGGCGCTGCTGACCCGGCTCGACCTGGACACCAGCAAGACCGAGTCCTCGCTCTACATGGTCGTGCTCGGCGTCGGCATGGGCTTCCTCATGCAGACCACGATGCTGATCGCGCAGAACAGCGTCGCGCAGAAGGACCTCGGCGCGGCCAGCGGCGCGGCCACCTTCTTCCGCTCCATCGGCGGCTCGTTCGGCGTCTCGCTCTTCGGCGCCATCTTCGCCAACCGGCTCGCCGGCTCCCCGGCCGGCAGCGCCTTCGGCGGGGGCGGCACCGGCGAGGGCCAGAGCATGGACCTGGAGATGCTGCGGCAGCTGCCGCCGGAGCTGCGGGAGACGGTGCTGGGTGGCCTCGCCGACGCCGTCTCGCACGTCTTCGGGTGGGCGGTGCTCTTCACCGTCGCGGTGCCGGTGCTGGCCTGGTTCATCCGGGAGATCCCGCTGCGCTCGACCAACGACACCCCGCCGGACGCCACCCCCGAGGAGCAGGCCGAACTCGCCCTCGGCAAGGCCCCCACCGCCTGA
- a CDS encoding TetR/AcrR family transcriptional regulator: protein MRESTGGTRQRIQAVALELFTEQGYEKTSLREIAERLGVTKAALYYHFKSKDEIVNSFVEDRLRRMDELIAWARAQPTSRDTRHALIARYAETMFASEQPSVMRFFEQNQTVLKSLTAGQQMRERMFQLANELCRGDDSPAAQLRAALSLFAVHSSWFAVRAPDITDDDRKKIALDVADELLAGIGDRPAAQD, encoded by the coding sequence GTGAGGGAGAGCACAGGCGGCACGCGCCAACGCATCCAGGCCGTCGCGCTGGAGCTCTTCACCGAGCAGGGGTACGAGAAGACCTCGCTGCGTGAGATCGCCGAGCGGCTGGGGGTGACCAAGGCCGCGCTCTACTACCACTTCAAGAGCAAGGACGAGATCGTCAACAGCTTCGTCGAGGACCGGCTGCGCCGGATGGACGAGCTGATCGCCTGGGCGCGCGCGCAGCCCACCTCCCGCGACACCCGGCACGCGCTGATCGCCCGGTACGCCGAGACGATGTTCGCCAGCGAGCAGCCCTCGGTGATGCGCTTCTTCGAGCAGAACCAGACCGTGCTGAAGAGCCTGACCGCCGGTCAGCAGATGCGGGAGCGGATGTTCCAGCTCGCCAACGAGCTGTGCCGGGGCGACGACTCCCCCGCCGCCCAACTGCGCGCGGCGCTGTCGCTCTTCGCCGTGCACAGCAGTTGGTTCGCGGTACGCGCGCCGGACATCACCGACGACGACCGCAAGAAGATCGCCCTCGACGTCGCCGACGAACTGCTCGCCGGGATCGGCGACCGGCCCGCCGCTCAGGACTGA
- a CDS encoding GNAT family N-acetyltransferase, with translation MTGPTVRPATPADFAAIARLTVAAYEADGQLKDESGYAEVLADVSNRAAAGEVLVAVDGASGAVLGSVTFVLPGTPYAELSGPGEAEFRMLAVDPAAQGLGTGATLVRACVDRATALGCSAVVICVRDGLAVAAHRLYQRLGFVRTPEKDWSPVPGVQLLGLRLELPAQS, from the coding sequence TTGACCGGCCCGACGGTCCGCCCGGCCACCCCGGCCGACTTCGCCGCGATCGCCCGGCTGACGGTCGCCGCGTACGAGGCGGACGGGCAGCTCAAGGATGAGAGCGGGTACGCCGAGGTGCTCGCCGACGTGTCCAACCGGGCCGCCGCCGGCGAGGTGCTGGTGGCCGTGGACGGGGCGAGCGGGGCCGTGCTCGGGTCGGTGACCTTCGTGCTGCCCGGCACCCCGTACGCCGAGCTGTCCGGCCCCGGCGAGGCCGAGTTCCGGATGCTGGCCGTGGACCCGGCCGCCCAGGGGCTCGGCACCGGGGCGACGCTGGTGCGGGCGTGCGTCGACCGGGCCACCGCCCTCGGCTGCTCGGCGGTGGTGATCTGCGTCCGGGACGGGCTCGCCGTGGCCGCGCACCGGCTCTACCAGCGCCTGGGCTTCGTCCGGACGCCGGAGAAGGACTGGTCGCCGGTGCCCGGGGTCCAGCTGCTGGGCCTGCGCCTGGAGTTGCCCGCTCAGTCCTGA
- a CDS encoding biotin/lipoyl-binding carrier protein: protein MAEEIRAEMVANVWKVVASAGDTVSEGDTLVILESMKMEIPVVAESDGVVKQLAVNEGDVVQDGDLIAVID from the coding sequence ATGGCCGAGGAGATCCGCGCCGAGATGGTGGCCAACGTCTGGAAGGTCGTCGCGTCGGCGGGCGACACCGTGTCCGAGGGGGACACGCTGGTGATCCTCGAGTCGATGAAGATGGAGATCCCGGTCGTCGCCGAGTCCGACGGTGTGGTCAAGCAGCTCGCCGTCAACGAGGGTGACGTCGTGCAGGACGGTGACCTCATCGCGGTGATCGATTGA